The Ziziphus jujuba cultivar Dongzao chromosome 3, ASM3175591v1 region AACAACATTCAGATATACTTTTCCCAAAACATGAACATGGTTTTGCCAAGCCACCGAACAAAACGAATGTAATTGAATCTTAAAAggtgaaaataaaagagagcataaagaaaacaaacactttaaaataaaattgaaaacattatcaaaaccacacaacattgttttttttttttccttcttctatcACCAAGAAAAACAGAGTCTACTACATTGCAGCAAACTTAAAAACACTCTAGATATCAAGTACTCCCATATTTACAGTATGAGAAAAAAGCAGGCAGCATTTAGCCAAAGTATGCAGGCCTTGTGTGCTAGTACACCTATATAAAAGAGtcctaaaaactaaaattaaatggccctaaaaggaaaaaaaaagaaaacagcatGAACCAGAGAATGGTTTGGACCAAAAGAGCAAACAAAACCAGTGGAAGATCAATCTCAGCAAAACACTCTGCCTCTTCAAGTTCTCTCTACTTTTGCTTCTGTTGTCAAACTGTGGGTTTTTCTTCATCTTATGGGACTccaaaatggaaaacaaaaaaaggtaaaaaaggaTAAGGGACAGCAGCAAATTCTAAATAGGCTTGCTTCTTAGTCTCTCATTCCTTTCTTGAAATCTTGGAGCtgcaataaaaaaagattaactAGAATTTAGAATTgacaaagaaagagaaggaaaCTAAACAACAAGAAAACTGAAATCGAAACAGAACCAGGATTATTGCGAACTAGACATACCAAGTCCATTAGCCTCGGATGTTCTCATGATTCGAAGCCTTTTCACAGAGCCGAGGAACATCCTGAAATACAAATAATAGCAAACAGAATTTAAGCATTACATACAAAGACGATACTGAAAAAAATTAGTATAATGAAAGAGCCAAGcagtttcctttttcttttttcctgaaCTGCAAGAGCTAAAAGAGGTTAACATCATTTGTGCCTAACCCTCAAGAATAGAAGCTAAAACCAGAACCTATCCAGTATCAAAGTTTTCCTTAATCTATACTAAAATCACAAGCTCCTAAGTATATTATTCTTTGAGTTTGTCCTACttaatgtaattattaatatatttatgatagCATTCTATCTTAGAACAACATTAAATGGAAGAAGCTTATGTATATATACCCCCAAGGAACATCTCCAACAAGCATCCAATCGCCCTCTTTATCTTCATAAGTAAGAACAAATTCAGAGTTTCCATCCAAAAGCTTAGAGGGTTTTGTTCCTTGTTCCTTATCTCCACCTGATAAAAAGCAGAAacatgaatataaatttttggtcACAAAAAACCAGTTGAGACACacacacaacaacaacaacaaacaaaaaaagagagagagagagagatagaaaaCTGACCAATTGAATTGACAGTTATGGTGGACCTGAAAAACATGTCCTCAAGGGTTTTCGCCAGAGTCTCATAGCAGGAGTGAGCATTCAAATCCACTTTCCTCCCAATTGCTATTCCATCCATATTCACTTTCACAAAACCAAGATGCCCTTTTTCTTTTGCAGGAGTAGTACTGGTTTTGTTGCCATTATTGATCTTCTTTGTCAAAGCATCTTTGGGTTTTTCTTTCTCGCTTGTTGCTTTTTCCTCTTCAGCTCTTTGAGTTTTTGCTTGGTTAACCAAGCAATTCATCCTGTGAGTTCTTATTGGAGGCCATCCCACAACCTGActgctttcaaaaaaaaattcaaagaaattaattatctaAAAAGCATCATTAGGATTACCCAAAGACATAGAAACAGAATCATACAGTTCTCAAAATTATTACAACCTATAGTTCTGCAGTAAAAGGTGACAGATAAAGACAGAAAACTACTAGAAATTTTGGGAATATCACACAGGCTTATTAATGGATAATTTCTTTACAATGAAtaagtataattataattaatactaTTAATAATCTCTGTTTCATTAAACAGATTCAAAATCACCCAGGAAGTAGTTTAATATGGGCCACACGCcgaaaatgtaaatttttttcaaaaataataaaaaagaaaaaataaagaaggtaACAATAATTTCTAATTCTTGGTTTttaggagagagaaaggaattttttttttctttttttttgggtttgcacATTAGTTGGTTGGGACCCAAGAAATTAGAAAACTCCTTTCAACCAAACATG contains the following coding sequences:
- the LOC107422467 gene encoding auxin-responsive protein IAA13 encodes the protein MKGTLGLLGGGGGGGGGSSGGSSNESTVSKVEVVVEQDYVGMSSDASSYPSEAELELGLGLSLGGGSGGLVAEKSKPCGWGTERGRILMAKDFPSVVVSDGSSSAPSRFSSDRVSNNNNTSGVAVSGTKRAADSFSHESGSPTGVSQVVGWPPIRTHRMNCLVNQAKTQRAEEEKATSEKEKPKDALTKKINNGNKTSTTPAKEKGHLGFVKVNMDGIAIGRKVDLNAHSCYETLAKTLEDMFFRSTITVNSIGGDKEQGTKPSKLLDGNSEFVLTYEDKEGDWMLVGDVPWGMFLGSVKRLRIMRTSEANGLAPRFQERNERLRSKPI